The following are encoded together in the Humulus lupulus chromosome 5, drHumLupu1.1, whole genome shotgun sequence genome:
- the LOC133834534 gene encoding rust resistance kinase Lr10-like translates to LLFFFSLSIGSTFGAAAVTVVLILVYRAYNSNKQGKEHKLRIERFLEDYKALKPSRYTYADIKQITSQFLEKLGEGAYGTVYKGKLSADFFVAVKILNSSKGNGEEFINEVGTIGRIHHVNVVRLVGYCADGARRALVYEFSPNGSLQQYISSTDSEHFLGWEKLKDITLGIAKGIEYLHQGCDQRILHFDIKPHNVLLDQNFIPKISDFGLAKLCSKDQSIVSMTTARGTMGYIAPEVFSRNFGIVSYKSDIYSFGMMLLEMVGGKKITDVKEEVYYPEWIYNLLEEGEDLRIHIDKEEDAKIAQMLAIVGLWCIQWHPTDRPSMKVVVQMLEGEEELTLPPNPFASTESMKARVDMPGRRMNLELETITELE, encoded by the coding sequence CTGCTATTCTTCTTTTCACTTTCTATAGGTTCTACCTTTGGTGCGGCAGCTGTGACAGTGGTGCTTATTCTAGTTTATCGTGCTTACAATTCTAATAAACAGGGAAAGGAGCATAAGCTGAGAATAGAGAGATTTTTGGAGGATTACAAGGCTCTAAAGCCAAGCAGGTATACATATGCAGATATCAAGCAAATTACAAGTCAGTTCTTGGAAAAATTGGGAGAAGGAGCTTATGGAACTGTTTACAAAGGAAAGCTCTCTGCTGATTTTTTCGTTGCGGTAAAAATCCTTAACAGTTCAAAAGGCAATGGAGAAGAGTTTATAAATGAAGTTGGAACAATAGGTCGAATCCACCATGTTAACGTGGTTCGCTTGGTTGGCTATTGTGCGGATGGAGCTAGAAGAGCACTTGTTTATGAGTTCTCACCAAATGGGTCATTGCAACAATACATATCCTCAACAGACTCTGAACACTTCCTTGGGTGGGAAAAGTTGAAAGATATTACATTAGGCATAGCCAAAGGAATTGAATATCTCCACCAAGGGTGTGATCAACGAATTCTTCATTTTGATATAAAACCTCATAATGTCTTGCTAGACCAAAACTTCATTCCAAAAATTTCAGACTTTGGTTTGGCCAAGTTGTGTTCCAAGGATCAAAGTATAGTGTCAATGACTACAGCTAGAGGGACTATGGGGTATATTGCTCCTGAAGTTTTCTCTAGAAACTTTGGAATTGTTTCATATAAGTCAGATATCTATAGTTTTGGAATGATGTTGCTCGAAATGGTTGGAGGGAAGAAGATTACTGATGTGAAAGAGGAAGTTTACTACCCAGAATGGATCTATAACCTCTTAGAAGAAGGAGAAGACCTACGAATCCatattgacaaagaagaagatgcTAAGATTGCACAAATGCTAGCAATTGTAGGACTGTGGTGCATTCAATGGCATCCTACAGATCGTCCTTCTATGAAAGTTGTGGTTCAAATGCTTGAAGGAGAAGAAGAGTTGACTTTGCCACCTAACCCTTTTGCCTCTACAGAATCAATGAAAGCAAGAGTTGATATGCCAGGAAGGCGGATGAACCTAGAATTAGAAACCATAACCGAGTTGGAGTGA